ACATTTCAGATTTCAGGGGAGTTTGCCTTCGGTCTTTTAAAAAGCGAAACGGGGATTCATAGGCTGGTGCGTATCAGCCCCTTTGATTCCAACGGAAGGAGGCATACATCTTTTACTTCGGTCTTTGCTTTTCCGGTTCTTGATGATACGATAGAAGTGGATATAAGGCCTGAAGACTTGCGTATCGACACATACCGAGCCGGAGGAGCCGGAGGTCAGCACGTAAACAAAACCGACTCGGCCGTACGTATTACCCATATTCCAACCGGAATAGTTGTTGCCTGCCAAACTCAAAGGAGCCAAATCAGCAATAGAGCCACGGCTATGAATGTTCTAAAATCGAGACTTTATAATTATTATGAAGAACAAAAAGAAAAAGAGAATATGAAGTTTGCTGCCGAAAAAAAAGGTATTTCTTGGGGCAATCAAATCCGTTCCTATGTTTTTCAGCCTTACACAATGGTAAAAGATCACAGGACAAAGTATGAAACGGGAAACATTCAGGCTGTAATGGATGGAGAAATAGACGAGTTTATAAACAGCTTTTTAAATACGAAGATTGAAGATATGAGTATTGATGAGGACGATGCTCTATGATATGTATTGTATGCAAATCCGAATTTTTGGCAGCCGATATAAGAGCAATATGTCTTTCTCATGTAAACGAAACAATTAAGATTTTGCCTCAAGTTTCTCTTTTGCATACATTAACCAATGAAGATGTCCGCCTCGTTTTTTTTGATTCAAACCTTTTTACGGATACGGCTTCTTTTAGAAAAAAAAGCCCTCATACCCAATTTGTTGTTATTTCTTCTATCGGGGATGAAGACCTTGCAGAAAAAGCTCTTATCTGCGGCGCTTCGGATTTTTTATTATGCCCATTTACTGAAAAAGGAGTTGTAAATTGCTTATGAGATTCTCCTTTAAATTGAAAAAACTTATTTTTTTATCCGCATTTTTTTTTATAGTTTCTTTTTTGTTTTCACAAAAGAATGAAGATGAAAATTCCGATTGGACTATTGCCGTTTCCGAATTTAAAACGGAGGGACTTCCTTCCTCTTATCAAAGTTATAAAACGATAGTGCCTGAAATGTTTTTAATCTACATGGATACCGGAGCAAAAAGAATAGTTCCATTTGAAGAAAAAAAAATGAGGGCTATTATGGAAGCTTCAAATAAAAAACTAAGGCTTATAAAAGAAAGGGCAAAACTTATAAAAGACAGAGATGAGCTTTTTTTGTCGGTGGAAGACAAAAAAATAAAAGACGAAAAAGAGAAAAAACTTACGGAAGAAATTTTAAAAAAAGAAAAAAGTATTTATGAGGCCGATATAGATATCAAAATTGAAGAAACCCGTTTTTTTACTTCAAGCCATCCTAAAAATATAAACTTATGGAAGTATGGAGAATCTTTATATAAGCTGTCTGAAAATGCCGACATAGGCGAAAGTTTAAAAAAAGAAAATATCTCGGCTCTTATTTACGGCTCGGTAAAAGATATTTCAGGCTACATGGTTATAACCGCTTATTTGGATATGGGGATTCCCGGAATGAAGGTTCACGAATTTTCAGGGGCCGGAAGATATGATGATGTTGAAAAAGTCGTCGAAATGATGGTGCGGCAAATATACACAATTATTCAAAATACAAAAGAAGTAAAAGTATTTTTTGATGTTAATCCTAAAAATACAAAGGTTTATATTGACGGTGAGCTGATACGGGATTTTTCAAAACCTATAATGCTGCGTGAAGGATTTTATCAAATAGGAGCTTCTGCTCAAGATTATGTTGAAGAAACAAAAAAGCTGGAATTAAAAAATAAGGCTGCCTATACCTTAAAAATTAATTTAAAAAAAGAAGAAACCGCTACAATCGGTTTTAATCTTAAAAGTGCTTCTCCAAATTTATTTTTTAAATCCCAATACTCTATTCGCATTCCCGGAATTATAACTGTACCTAAGATGAAGTCTATTTTTGAATTTGAGGAAAATGGTATTCATACCTTCGGAGTTTTTGAGCCTTCAAATAATAATTTTTCACGGCAAAATGTTCAAAATATGATTATAAAGTTAAACAAAAAAAATGTAAAAG
The DNA window shown above is from Treponema denticola and carries:
- the prfB gene encoding peptide chain release factor 2 (programmed frameshift); amino-acid sequence: MEDYRSNLEALKNDISNIWGRLDPEAVKSKIAEKEAITLAPNFWNDSKKAEKIMGEIKALKNRIYPWQELIDGVSDLEVLMELSEESENDELSEEISSNYNSIYEKYKKLSILSLLSGEVDKNDAYLTVHAGAGGTEACDWAAMLVRMYLRWCESRGFKTETIDLIEAEGGIKSATFQISGEFAFGLLKSETGIHRLVRISPFDSNGRRHTSFTSVFAFPVLDDTIEVDIRPEDLRIDTYRAGGAGGQHVNKTDSAVRITHIPTGIVVACQTQRSQISNRATAMNVLKSRLYNYYEEQKEKENMKFAAEKKGISWGNQIRSYVFQPYTMVKDHRTKYETGNIQAVMDGEIDEFINSFLNTKIEDMSIDEDDAL
- a CDS encoding response regulator transcription factor, with the translated sequence MICIVCKSEFLAADIRAICLSHVNETIKILPQVSLLHTLTNEDVRLVFFDSNLFTDTASFRKKSPHTQFVVISSIGDEDLAEKALICGASDFLLCPFTEKGVVNCL